In the genome of Impatiens glandulifera chromosome 6, dImpGla2.1, whole genome shotgun sequence, the window cactcatgcctgtcacacatgtgaccagggatcaaatctcatcgacagcaaataatatttaaagttttgctatttcagggaagcggagcaaaatccgaaatttacctataggtcgccgattgaatatcaaaccggccagaagaagctatgaaaacctaaagtcatccggaaccggctaaagaaacctaaccggtcaagctaccaaaccgatcaagagtattcggtacgtgaccgcacagagaaaggatcggccaaagctcaaaaccggaatcatcaggaacaaggaaccggaccggatgaacaagagaatcggctaaagaaacctaaccggtcaagctaccaaaccgatcaagagtattcggtacgtgaccgcacagagaaaggatcggccaaagctcaaaaccggaatcatcaggaacaaggaaccggaccggatgaacaagagaaccggctaaagaaacctaaccggtcaagctaccaaaccgatcaagagtattcggtacgtgaccgcacagagaaaggatcggccaaagctcaaaaccggaatcatcaggtAGCCGATCAACCCtcaagacaaacataaccggaacaagcccggtcacttcactatcaaaagatattcggccaagtcaagcggccaaCCTAGgtcaagtcaagaggccgactagtacaaggagacactttgggtatctgttgagaatgataccaaaggaacagactgaatacttccatatccatgcaagtctgaggaaagactgtaggctgcagaaaacagtactaccggatctttctacttcaggataagccagaaaggaaatcttcaaagtacagacaactgtccaagcagacagtgcctacattgagtaaaagacaaacccagcaggtttgctttacagaccggcaggtctgaaacatgatgccaggtctgagattgaccgtcaggtctgaggagaagaccgcaggtctgagacactgaatcactgcatctctgatcagccaatcagattcaaggctttgaaatatgaccgttggcatatttcacctataaaaggaggcagttgcagaagagtaaatgtgggacaaaaAGCAGATACTAAGCAGTCACTAAGTGAGACAAACATtaagtgcatttactacaagtgataacagtgtggtattctaagaaagcctaagtgctaaattctaagtgtgtgttacaatttcggtgtaaattgtacgggtgttatcgagcaggaaataagtctcgatcggattgtatttgtattccttagtgaatatccttctcgcggtttcgagaggaaggggtgacgtaggagttttatctccgaacatccataaaatctgttgtgtcatttactttctgttggcttctttacataaccgactaatctaACAACATCACTCAGAACCGAATCTACATTTACCACACCaagtatccagattgccgaaaccgacccaccatccttcaaatcttcatcatccgaaaccgacttcgcctatcatacacgtgtaccgcttcaacttgaaagcaaacctcttccgcgcttgaacctagttcaagggtttgtgacaggttgtgtagtattgaaaccccggtgttaatctctaacaggattaaccaccaccctacgagtgagaaccgctaaccggtccaacccccggtccaccagcggcgacctagatcctaacaataacCTTCAGGAGGATGCATATATACATCTTTCTCGAgttcaccatggagaaatgtaTTATTCACATCAAACTGTTGCAAATACCAATTATTAGCAGATGTTAAAGCAAATAAAAGTCTTACCGTCACTGTTTTGGCGACTGGCGAGAAGCTATCGTGGAAATCGACCCCATCTTTTTGGTTGTATTCTTTTGCAACAAGACGTGCCTTGTATTTTGCCACTATTCCATTTAGATTGAGCTTTGTTTTGTAAATCCACCTGCACCCTATTGATTTCTTCCCATTTGGAAGTGGTACTAAATCCCAAGTgttgttatttttcaaatttgccAATTCTTCTTTCATTGCAGTTTACCAATGTTTAATTGTTGCAGCTTCTTTATAAGTATGTGGATCTTTAAGTGTTGAAATTATTTCCTAAAAATTCTAGGTAATCGGTGTTCATACATTTGGATGAATAAGGAAAAGTGTTTGGTGTGTATAATTTTCCattgttaatatttgtatttgagTTAACAATGTAATCATTTAACCAAGTTGGATGTTTTCTTTCTCTACTGCTTATCCTTTGttcattttgaaaatcattAGATGGTTCAGTGTTATTTAAGGGTGAAGAAATGGTTGGTTAAGAAGATgcatttgtattattttcaaatgaaaaatcAGTTGAGTGATGTTGAAGTACAAGATCAACACTGTGTTTTGGAGAAAATGCATCGTCTATGTGAGATGACTCTAATTTTTCATCAGAGTTATCAAAATCAGTTTCTACATTTGAAGGATTTTGTGTATTTTCATGTAcaaaatttgtgtttttatatgaaaaaatattttcatgaaaattATGTCTCTAGATACAAGTATGGTTTCATTTGAAATGTCAAAAACTCTATAACCCTTATGTCCTAGAGAGTAACCAATAAACATGCATTTTTTCCCTCTTggtttaaattttgtttgataagaaattttgtttttgatataACATAAACATCCAAAAACTTTTAGGTTAGAAAAATatggtttttatttataaagtttataatatGGACTGTCCTATTTTAAAACTTGTGAAGGAGTTCTATTTATGATGTATGTTGCCATAAGGATTGAAAAGGACCAAAAATGTGAAGGTGTTTGTGCTTGAATCATTAAGGATCTTGCAATTTGGAGAAGATGTTGGTGCTTGCGCACAACCACCCCATTTTGTTGTGGGCGTAAGGACAAGACTTTTGATATAAATAccatttcttttgaaaaatatttgacattcattatttaaaaattcactaCCATTGTCAGTTCTAACAGTTTTAATTGATGATTCAAAATGTGTTTTAATCATGGCATAAAACTCAATAAATGTTTGTGTAACACAATGTTTGGTTTTAATCATGTATGTCCAAGTAAATCTACTATAATCATCTACAATTGTAAGCATATAGGGACAATTAATAAGTGATGTTTCTTTATATGGCCCCCATACATCCATATGAatcaattcaaaacatttaataGTCATAGATGTACTAGAATTGAAGggtaatctttttattttagagATTGGACAAACATCACAATGAATATTTTCATCTTTATTAAACTGAAAAACATGTTTGAGTGCAACATCAGATAAATGTCCAAGTCTTATATAAAGTAACATGAAATCAGTACATGAATTAGAAACATGTTCTTTAGTAATAGTTTCGATTTCTTCATTATCTAGTAAGTAAAGATTTTGAGATAATTCCCCTTTGCCTATGATGTTGTTGTCTCTAAGATCCTGCAATAGACATCCAGTAATAGAGAATTGACATCTAATATTGTTTTTCTTGGCAAGTTTAGAAACTGAAATTAGGTTATATGAAAAATCTGGCACATGCATGACATCAAACTGTTTCAATTTATCATTCAGTTTAACAGTTCAAAATTGTTTTACAAGCTTAGTTGATCCATCAGGTAAAAATGATGGCACATTAGCAATATTTCTCACTTCAGTCATGAAACTTAAATTTGAACATATATGACAACTAGCTCCACTATCAATGATCCAAATAGgcttattcttattattattatgcacaTTTAAGCTACATGCACTAGTAAAATTGTTATTAGAAAATTTACCTTCATAATAGTTGTCTTTGGCTTTTCCTTTAGTAAGTAGTCCTTTCATGACTTCCTTGACGACAGCAGCAAGCTCAACACTGTTAATCTTGGCAGAGGGTTTGGAAGaatattttggttgttcttcaccGAATGAAAAAGGAGTATTAGCTACATTTGAATAATTTCTTTCCTTTTGATCTCTATTCCCCTTCCACCAGTCATGGTAACCAATTAATTTGAAACACCCTTCTTGACTATCTCCCTCAGTTCTACAATAAGTGCAGTATGAGGATGATGCTCCTTTGTTGTTTGCAGATTGTCTTCCTCCTATGCCTCTATTATTTCTTCCCATATATTGTCCCCTTTGTTGCTCTGAATTATCTTTCATCAGCATATCAAAATTTTCAGTTTGTTCTATCATTAATGACTGAACTTCCCTTTGTCTTTCTATACTCAGCAACATCGCATATACTCGATTAATACTCGGTTTTTGGTCCATAAGAAGTATTTGTTGTCTTGCATGATCAAAATAGTCATTTAGACCCATAAGAAATTGTGTGAATTTATTAGATGTATCATGTTAAACTACAAGTTTTGGCATTCTACAACAAGGCGTTCTTGGATCACAATCACAATATGGTAATGGCTCCAAGAACATGAGCTCATCCCACAGTTTCTTAAtcttagaataatatttttcaattgaaAGAGTACATTGTCGTAGATTGCTTATTGCCTTCTGAATCTGAAAAGATTGTGGGCCATTATTTTCTTGATATCTCTCTTTGATATCAATCCACAAATCCAAAGAAGTGGTAGTTGATGAATAGTTACCCTTTATTTCTTCAGAAAGAGTGTTCAAGATCCAAGACCGTACTAAGAAAACTATCTTTCTCCACCGATCAAATTGTTCAGCATCTTTTGGAGCCACTAATGATCCGTCTATGAACCTTAATTTTGACTTTGCTTCCAGTGCTAACTTGATACCACTACTCCAACCGATGTAGTTTTCACCGTTGAATGTTGTTGTGCAGATAATGCTTCCTGGATTGTCCGAGTTCCTAATCGTAAACTAATCATTAGAATCGTGCATCTTTTTCGCGGCCATTTTAATCGGTTGAGTAATTTCTTCGGATGAATCGTTCGCTGAGGAGAATGACGAATCACTATCAAATCAgatgtttttcttctttttatctcttcatGCCCTTCTTGATCTTCAAAAGaatcttgctctgataccatgtgaAAGTTATGAGATTGAGAGATTTAGGGCTTAAAAGAAAGAGATTAGACAAAAGTACGTAACCCTCTCTTAGAGAGCCTgttcattttatattaacataatataCAACTAGGTCCTTAACAAACTTAAGTCTTTACAAATaagctttttatttttataatgttttatttattacatattcTTACATCCTCCCTCAAGATGAATATCTCTCAAAATGTTTTCCTACTTCCTCAATCAGCCctcaccatttttttttatcattctttcTTATTTCTCGGAGTATATATGCTTCCCCTTATATATAATTCCATTTTTTAATGAGTCACATGTAGACAAACCGAAAAACGGAAGGACGATCACAAACATAACCATGAATGCTTCATGAGtttcttgaaatcaagaaatgagagaaagagagattgaCAACCGGTCGTAATCATAATTGTGATTGTGATTGAGATGCAAATACATATGGTTGATTTGAAAGAGGTTATGATAGTATGAGTAAGGAATACTCGGTCACGTCCATCCCTGATTTGAAGTTCCACGTAAGGCTCCATACTTATATCTCTACAAAATCcatattaaatgtttttctatGTGAATCATTATTATAGTTGAAATATAGATGATGTGATAATACTTTTTAGGTaaagaatcctaaaatatcactaataattaatgtttaattacaACATTAATCtcatttttcctttttatatcCCTCCATTTTACAAGGAAAGAAACTTGACCAACCCTCACCAATCTACATAACCGACCTATAAATTGAATCATTTTTTATCCTAAATTTTCAACTACAAAAATTTTCTTCtcgagaaaataatatataaaaaatgagcaTCAAGGTCAATTCCTGTGCCCGAATCATTATGGGCCATGCAGGGCATGCAGATTCTTGCCAAAGAGGTGCCTGAATGACTGCATATTTGTTCTTTGCTTCGATTTCGGTGAAAGAACCGACAATTTCGTGTttgttcataatattttttggaGCGAGCAACATTTCAAGCTTCTAATGCATATCCAGATCTAAAAACAAAGTGATGCTATTTTCACTTTATATTTGGAGGCTCGTACTCGTTTCCGAGATCCTATCTTTAGTTGCATATCTAAGATCTATACTCTCCAAAATCAGGTACTTAATTATCTATATGCAAGTCATAAcgcttaacataaataaattaatcacaaaaattataaacaaatccaaactataattatatatgtcaaATCTTCTAAGAATATATTTTGGTGTAATTACATATTGGGTTATATATGTTTGGTTGTTGAgaaaaatggttttaaaattggTATGAAATGTTAGTTTTTTTATCCTTGTGAAATAgttgtttgtttaatatttttgtaaaaattaattagattactTATAATCGTCATTTCTTGATAATAAAGAACGTTGCAAATGATGCCtacaatatttgtttgatatgatatgatattcTGCTCTCAATTGTTCATTACTCCGTTCATGTTCCTTACACATGAAAGAggaaaaatagttatttaaaaaaaaaatgtttttctcCTTCATATGGAAAAATTAGAAGCAATCAGcacaaatgttattttaatatattttatgtttctttGACTTAACATTTTTActaatattataacattttgattttatttgattatttaatcttataaacgttattttgataaatatattattatttttaaaaaacttttaaaaaaaaaaacatttcaataaatatattatattaacgtgacttgacaaaaataaatataatatagtagATTATGGTAATATAAAAAAGtgattatattagattatagtaatataataattcaaattgaaatcaTCCTCCATTAATATAGCTTCTCtcttttgtatatatatacaaccatgatattatttgtatttaaacattaacaaaactttatatgaatatattttatgtacTACTATCTTGCCCCTCctcttaattcattttattagaaaatttaattttaacaagcAATAATTTTAGTAGAAATTCTTGTTAATTAGTATGCTTTTGATTTGATTATATAGGTGATCATAACTCTCCAATCTGAGCTTTCGACCTTGCAAGTCCATGTAGCCAATCAGTCGCCACATCAGCAACAGCCGCCGTCTTCTCTGTCCATGTCCATGTCGGACTACCCTTTTGGTGGAGGTGCCACCTATGACATGGCACCTCTCTTTGAGTTTGATCCAAATATTGGATCATCTCAACAACAGGATTCATGGGTAGCCAATCAGCAGCCGTTCCATGATGATCACAACACTTTCGCCGGAGCTCCGGTGGGCGGAGACGGTGGGGAAGAGTTTGCTAGGGAGTTACTGCTGAGGTGTCAAGGATCTGCCCCAAGCATGCCACCTGGCCCTAATtgataattagtttttatatcCCTAAACTAGTTTACTAACTatgtaatttgttttattttccgTACTTTGTTTACCGAATAAACGCTATTTAGCAAAttcaatactttatttatttatgtttctaagttttaaaatttcatatattttgattgttCAGGTTGGAAGGATATTGTGCCTTCTGTATTTGTGACTCAACTAGATAATGAGCATATGTAGAGCGATCAGACGGCCAACCCATGGCGGTGCAGGCTTACCCACCAAATTCATCGTTTGACGGGTCGATGGAGGGACGACCCACCATCCCGGCGGGCTGAAAATCCCCAATCCAACCCAGCCCA includes:
- the LOC124943902 gene encoding LOB domain-containing protein 30-like; this encodes MYHVKLQVLAFYNKAFLDHNHNMVIITLQSELSTLQVHVANQSPHQQQPPSSLSMSMSDYPFGGGATYDMAPLFEFDPNIGSSQQQDSWVANQQPFHDDHNTFAGAPVGGDGGEEFARELLLRCQGSAPSMPPGPN